A genomic region of [Eubacterium] eligens ATCC 27750 contains the following coding sequences:
- a CDS encoding CidA/LrgA family protein has translation MKLLRQFLIILAISFVGEALKYLLPLPVPASIYGMVILFVGLLTGLIKLSWVKDAGKFLIAVMPVMFIPAGVGLMSSWGVLKPMLVPVLVVTVVAIITVMAVTGQASQIIIRADRKRELRKAQRNEVNTNE, from the coding sequence ATGAAATTATTGAGACAGTTTCTTATAATACTGGCTATTTCATTTGTCGGAGAAGCACTTAAATATCTGCTTCCGCTGCCGGTTCCAGCCAGTATATATGGAATGGTGATACTTTTTGTTGGACTTCTTACCGGACTTATAAAGCTTAGCTGGGTAAAAGACGCAGGAAAATTTCTTATAGCTGTAATGCCTGTTATGTTCATTCCGGCAGGAGTAGGACTGATGTCTTCATGGGGGGTATTAAAACCTATGCTCGTGCCGGTGCTTGTTGTTACGGTTGTTGCTATAATTACGGTTATGGCGGTTACAGGTCAGGCTTCACAGATAATCATACGTGCTGACAGGAAGAGAGAATTACGCAAAGCACAAAGAAATGAGGTTAATACTAATGAATGA
- the gatC gene encoding Asp-tRNA(Asn)/Glu-tRNA(Gln) amidotransferase subunit GatC has translation MANVISDETIEYVGILAKLELSDEEKEAAKKDMASMLDYIDKLGELDTTGVEPMSHVFPVNNVMREDVVTNGDGSEATLANAPECNESGFIVPKTVES, from the coding sequence ATGGCTAATGTAATTAGTGATGAGACAATTGAGTATGTTGGTATCCTTGCCAAGCTTGAACTCTCTGATGAAGAGAAGGAAGCTGCCAAGAAGGATATGGCGAGCATGCTTGATTATATTGACAAGCTTGGAGAGCTTGATACTACAGGGGTAGAACCTATGTCACATGTGTTCCCTGTTAATAATGTAATGAGAGAAGACGTTGTTACTAATGGTGACGGAAGCGAGGCAACTCTTGCTAATGCACCTGAATGTAATGAATCAGGATTTATTGTACCTAAAACTGTTGAATCATAG
- a CDS encoding bacteriohemerythrin — MYEFTEDCMIHIDNIDEEHRKLFQMLNEAFALVKETDNAASIAKNLIDNLKDYAITHFAHEEEYMKSIHDPELPIQQREHKAFAEKINTFKLDESSPEAATNSLNELLLYLTRWLYSHILSSDMMIGKMAPETNVDDAFAFTDKYITGIELVDEEHKHLFDIIRDTNDVIHAELLHDKYDEIIRLLSELREYTETHFSDEEELMKKIGYPEIEAQKRAHSAFVEKLVNIDFRELEAMDDNQEEYLMDLIGFLLGWLSNHILGSDKKIGKYIKEHNIVLEK; from the coding sequence ATGTACGAATTTACAGAAGACTGTATGATACACATTGATAATATTGATGAAGAACATAGAAAACTGTTCCAGATGCTTAATGAAGCATTTGCACTGGTAAAAGAAACAGATAATGCTGCGTCAATTGCGAAGAATCTTATAGATAATCTTAAGGATTATGCTATTACACATTTTGCTCATGAAGAAGAATACATGAAGAGTATTCATGACCCGGAGCTGCCAATACAGCAGAGAGAACACAAAGCATTTGCAGAAAAGATTAATACATTTAAGTTAGATGAATCTTCACCGGAGGCAGCAACAAATTCTCTTAATGAGCTGCTGCTTTATCTTACCAGATGGCTTTACAGCCACATCTTGAGCAGCGACATGATGATTGGAAAGATGGCACCAGAAACTAATGTTGATGACGCATTTGCATTTACAGACAAATATATAACAGGAATTGAGCTTGTCGATGAGGAACATAAGCATCTTTTTGATATTATCAGGGACACTAATGATGTTATACATGCAGAACTTCTTCATGATAAATATGATGAAATCATAAGACTTCTCTCAGAACTGAGGGAATACACGGAGACGCATTTCAGTGATGAGGAAGAACTGATGAAGAAAATCGGATATCCTGAAATTGAAGCACAGAAAAGGGCACATTCAGCATTTGTAGAAAAGCTTGTAAATATTGATTTCAGGGAGCTTGAGGCAATGGATGATAATCAGGAGGAATATCTTATGGATCTTATAGGATTCCTGCTTGGCTGGCTGTCTAACCATATACTTGGTTCGGATAAAAAGATTGGTAAATATATAAAAGAACACAATATTGTACTTGAAAAGTAA
- the aspS gene encoding aspartate--tRNA ligase, giving the protein MANMYRDVNLSEVNESYIGKELKVAGWVENIRDHGGVSFIDLRDMYGVLQVVLRDTTLLDGIHKEECIAIEGIMEQRDEETYNPKIPSGTIELEAKKITILGQVYQQLPFEVQTSKEVREDVRLKYRYLDLRNQKVKDNMIFRSKVIAFLRQKMTDMGFLEIQTPILCASSPEGARDYIVPSRKYKGKFYALPQAPQQYKQLLMVSGFDKYFQIAPCFRDEDARADRSPGEFYQLDFEMSFATQEDVFRIGEEVLTETFAKFAPEGYEVTQAPYPIISYKQAMLEFGSDKPDLRNPLRIIDLSEFFNKCTFKPFQNKTVRAINVHAKLSKGQHEKLLKFATGIGMGGLGYLEVLEDGSYKGPIDKFIPEELKGEIKDLAGLQPGDTIFFIADKEDRAAYFAGQIRNELGERLDLIEKNAYRFCYVNDFPMFERDPETKKIGFTHNPFSMPQGGLEALNTKDPLDILAYQYDIVCNGVELSSGAVRNHDMQIMVKAFEIAGYDEEVLKAKFGALYNAFQFGAPPHAGMAPGVDRMIMLLRNEENIREIIPFPMSGTAQDLMCGAPNEVTEQQLREVHIKVRD; this is encoded by the coding sequence ATGGCAAACATGTACAGAGATGTTAACTTAAGTGAAGTTAATGAAAGTTACATCGGCAAGGAGTTAAAGGTTGCAGGATGGGTTGAGAACATCCGTGACCACGGAGGAGTTTCATTTATCGATTTAAGAGATATGTATGGAGTACTTCAGGTAGTACTTCGTGATACAACATTACTTGATGGTATTCATAAGGAAGAGTGTATCGCTATCGAGGGTATTATGGAGCAGAGAGATGAGGAAACTTATAATCCTAAGATTCCTTCAGGAACAATCGAGCTTGAAGCTAAGAAGATTACAATACTTGGACAGGTATACCAGCAGCTTCCATTTGAAGTACAGACTTCTAAGGAAGTAAGAGAGGATGTACGTCTTAAGTACAGATATCTTGATTTAAGAAACCAGAAGGTTAAGGATAACATGATATTCAGGTCAAAGGTTATCGCATTCCTTCGTCAGAAGATGACAGACATGGGATTCCTTGAAATCCAGACACCTATTCTTTGTGCTTCATCACCAGAGGGTGCAAGAGATTATATCGTACCTTCAAGAAAATATAAGGGCAAATTCTATGCTCTTCCACAGGCACCACAGCAGTATAAGCAGTTACTTATGGTATCTGGTTTTGATAAATATTTCCAGATTGCACCTTGCTTCAGAGATGAGGATGCAAGAGCTGACCGTTCACCAGGAGAATTCTACCAGTTAGATTTCGAGATGAGCTTTGCTACACAGGAAGATGTATTCAGAATCGGTGAAGAGGTTCTCACAGAAACATTTGCAAAATTCGCACCAGAAGGATACGAAGTTACACAGGCACCTTATCCAATCATCAGCTACAAGCAGGCAATGCTTGAGTTTGGTTCAGATAAGCCAGATCTTCGTAATCCACTTAGAATTATTGACCTTTCAGAATTCTTTAACAAATGTACATTCAAGCCTTTCCAGAACAAGACTGTAAGAGCAATCAATGTACATGCAAAGCTTTCAAAGGGACAGCATGAGAAGTTACTTAAGTTCGCTACAGGAATCGGAATGGGCGGACTTGGATACCTTGAGGTTCTTGAAGACGGAAGCTACAAGGGACCAATTGATAAATTTATTCCAGAAGAACTCAAGGGAGAAATCAAAGACCTTGCAGGACTTCAGCCAGGAGATACAATCTTCTTCATCGCTGATAAGGAAGACAGAGCTGCGTACTTCGCAGGACAAATCAGAAACGAACTTGGTGAGAGACTTGACCTCATTGAGAAAAATGCATACAGATTCTGTTATGTTAATGACTTCCCAATGTTTGAAAGAGATCCAGAAACTAAGAAGATTGGATTTACACATAATCCATTCTCAATGCCACAGGGTGGACTTGAGGCACTTAATACAAAAGATCCACTTGATATTCTTGCATACCAGTATGATATCGTATGCAACGGTGTAGAGTTATCATCAGGAGCAGTCCGTAACCATGACATGCAGATAATGGTTAAGGCATTCGAAATTGCCGGATATGACGAAGAAGTATTAAAGGCAAAATTTGGAGCATTATACAATGCATTCCAGTTTGGTGCACCACCACATGCAGGTATGGCACCAGGTGTTGACCGTATGATTATGCTCCTTAGAAATGAAGAGAATATCCGTGAGATAATTCCATTCCCAATGAGCGGAACAGCACAGGATTTAATGTGCGGAGCACCAAATGAGGTAACAGAGCAGCAGCTTAGGGAAGTTCATATTAAGGTTAGGGATTAG
- a CDS encoding cytidylate kinase-like family protein: MIITIARQCGCMGDQIGKALAEKYFIPFYDKDAVCRLAKEKGLYEKYPYFYGEMPLDMLLYADTMAGDDTTDNGKTPRKAMADIIGNENCVVVGRCGNNAFRHREDVISVFLTGNKEKRVELIEKKHNVSPKKAAKIVEDTDLRRRSYHNYYTGEEWGNAEYYDICIDVSKVGEDGALRLIEAYINETGVL, translated from the coding sequence ATGATAATCACAATTGCAAGACAATGTGGATGTATGGGAGACCAGATAGGAAAAGCACTGGCAGAGAAATATTTTATACCATTTTATGATAAGGATGCCGTGTGCAGACTTGCGAAAGAAAAAGGCTTGTATGAGAAGTATCCATATTTTTATGGAGAAATGCCTCTTGATATGCTGCTGTATGCTGATACAATGGCAGGCGATGATACAACAGATAATGGAAAAACTCCACGCAAGGCTATGGCTGACATAATCGGTAATGAAAATTGCGTAGTTGTCGGCAGATGCGGAAATAATGCATTCAGACACAGAGAAGATGTTATATCAGTATTTCTCACAGGAAACAAAGAAAAAAGAGTAGAACTTATAGAAAAGAAGCACAATGTCAGCCCTAAGAAAGCAGCTAAGATAGTTGAAGATACAGACCTTAGAAGACGTTCATATCACAATTATTATACAGGTGAAGAATGGGGAAATGCAGAATATTACGATATATGCATAGATGTTTCAAAGGTTGGGGAAGATGGTGCACTAAGACTTATAGAAGCCTATATTAATGAGACAGGGGTGTTATAA
- a CDS encoding HAD family hydrolase, with amino-acid sequence MKYKIVVFDLDGTILNTLEDLADSTNYALSVFDMPERTIEEIRHFVGNGIRKLMERAVPQGTPESMIVKVHETFTEHYKKHCADKTRPYDGIKELIENIRNAGVYTAVVSNKADYGVQILCKDYFPGLFDYAVGEREGIRRKPYPDSVNEVLRQFDVDRTQAVYVGDSEVDVQTAANAGMDVCMVGWGFRDEEFLKENGAEFVVHSPEEAWEFINK; translated from the coding sequence ATGAAATACAAAATTGTTGTATTTGATCTGGACGGAACGATACTTAATACATTGGAAGACCTTGCAGATAGTACTAATTATGCACTTTCAGTATTTGACATGCCTGAGAGGACGATTGAAGAAATCAGACATTTTGTTGGTAATGGGATAAGAAAGCTGATGGAAAGAGCAGTACCACAGGGAACACCAGAAAGCATGATAGTTAAGGTGCATGAAACATTTACAGAGCATTACAAGAAGCACTGTGCCGATAAGACAAGACCTTATGATGGAATAAAAGAACTTATTGAGAATATAAGAAATGCCGGTGTGTACACTGCGGTTGTATCTAACAAGGCTGATTATGGAGTGCAGATTTTATGCAAAGATTATTTTCCGGGACTATTTGATTATGCGGTTGGAGAGAGAGAAGGCATAAGAAGAAAACCATATCCGGACAGCGTTAATGAAGTATTAAGACAGTTTGATGTTGACAGAACACAGGCTGTATATGTCGGGGATTCAGAAGTAGATGTCCAGACAGCGGCTAATGCAGGAATGGATGTATGTATGGTTGGCTGGGGCTTCAGAGATGAAGAATTCTTAAAGGAAAACGGGGCTGAGTTTGTTGTACACAGCCCCGAAGAAGCATGGGAATTCATTAATAAGTAA
- a CDS encoding bifunctional 5,10-methylenetetrahydrofolate dehydrogenase/5,10-methenyltetrahydrofolate cyclohydrolase has translation METLKGLPVANAINEKIIEEMKDWKGAIPHLAIVRVGERPDDMSYERGATKKMEKVGFRCTSYTFPADIDNDTFQKEFDKINEDEDIDGILLLRPLPKHLDEKAIENRIASVKDLDGISPMNLAKVYAGDPTGYGPCTAEAVIEMLDYAGVDLKGKRAVVIGRSLVIGKPVAMMLMKKNATVTVCHTKTVDMPGVCKGAEVLVAAAGVAKMVDKSFVADGAVVIDVGINVDEDGNLCGDVDFEDVAENASVCTPVPGGVGSVTTSVLAKHLLKAAKARRA, from the coding sequence ATGGAGACACTTAAGGGATTACCGGTTGCTAATGCTATTAATGAGAAGATTATTGAAGAGATGAAGGACTGGAAGGGCGCAATTCCACATCTTGCAATTGTGCGTGTTGGTGAAAGACCAGATGATATGTCATATGAGCGTGGCGCTACCAAGAAGATGGAAAAAGTAGGATTCAGATGTACTTCATATACATTTCCTGCTGATATTGATAATGATACTTTCCAGAAAGAATTTGACAAGATTAATGAAGATGAGGATATTGACGGAATTCTTCTTTTAAGACCTTTGCCAAAGCATCTTGATGAGAAGGCAATTGAGAACAGAATTGCCAGTGTGAAGGATCTGGACGGAATATCACCTATGAATCTTGCAAAGGTATATGCAGGGGATCCGACAGGATATGGTCCATGTACAGCAGAAGCTGTAATTGAGATGTTAGATTATGCAGGAGTTGACTTAAAGGGTAAGAGAGCAGTAGTTATCGGAAGAAGTCTTGTTATCGGTAAGCCGGTTGCGATGATGCTTATGAAGAAGAATGCAACAGTAACAGTGTGTCATACTAAGACAGTTGATATGCCGGGAGTATGTAAGGGTGCTGAGGTGCTTGTTGCGGCAGCAGGCGTTGCAAAGATGGTTGACAAATCATTTGTTGCAGATGGTGCAGTTGTAATTGACGTTGGAATAAATGTTGATGAAGACGGCAATCTGTGTGGTGATGTTGATTTTGAAGATGTTGCAGAGAACGCTTCTGTATGTACACCGGTTCCTGGAGGAGTAGGTTCGGTAACAACATCAGTTCTTGCAAAACATCTGCTTAAGGCAGCTAAGGCAAGAAGAGCATAA
- a CDS encoding GDSL-type esterase/lipase family protein encodes MNIYLAGDSIVQNYTEEEFIAGWGQFLPRFFKPDVNVFNYAKGGRSSRLFINEGRFEEIDRHIQSGDYLFIEFCHNDDDSKDYKSMFNRQTPLGVPDESGRFPVIAGVKMPKNYIPPEYIEALNNDDSITDKQAVLNSVLAINQSYPYDTYYPYSKDASMGSYKWFIKQFIDMARKHDAVPVLVTAPARTFFNDDGTIMDAPGCHGGNNFSYIRAMRQIGEETGTPVLDLFSYSVELFEKIGHDNIHRYTSIKKGINKGKWPDDFLKELAKPETVSENTHFNKDGAMLITEGLVELIRESKNPQLCELQSSLLHNVV; translated from the coding sequence ATGAACATTTATCTTGCTGGAGATTCTATTGTACAGAATTATACTGAAGAAGAATTTATTGCAGGCTGGGGACAGTTTCTGCCACGCTTCTTTAAGCCTGATGTAAATGTATTTAACTATGCCAAGGGTGGCAGAAGTTCAAGACTTTTTATTAATGAAGGAAGATTTGAAGAGATTGACAGACATATTCAGTCAGGAGACTATCTTTTTATAGAGTTTTGTCATAATGATGACGATTCAAAGGATTACAAATCTATGTTTAACCGCCAGACTCCGCTTGGCGTACCAGATGAATCAGGTCGATTTCCTGTTATAGCAGGAGTTAAGATGCCTAAGAATTATATACCACCTGAATATATTGAGGCACTTAATAACGATGATTCGATAACTGATAAACAGGCTGTTCTTAACAGTGTTCTAGCCATAAACCAGTCTTATCCATATGACACTTACTATCCATACTCAAAAGACGCTTCTATGGGCAGTTACAAATGGTTCATCAAACAGTTTATTGATATGGCAAGAAAGCATGATGCAGTTCCTGTGTTAGTTACTGCGCCTGCAAGAACATTTTTTAATGATGACGGAACAATCATGGACGCTCCCGGCTGCCACGGCGGTAATAATTTCAGCTATATAAGAGCTATGCGCCAGATTGGCGAAGAAACCGGCACTCCTGTACTTGACCTGTTTTCTTATTCAGTTGAACTTTTTGAAAAAATCGGACATGACAATATCCACAGATATACTTCAATCAAAAAAGGTATCAATAAAGGAAAATGGCCTGACGATTTCTTAAAAGAACTTGCCAAGCCAGAAACTGTTTCTGAGAATACACATTTTAACAAGGATGGAGCAATGCTTATCACCGAAGGTCTGGTAGAACTGATTCGTGAATCCAAGAACCCCCAGCTTTGTGAATTGCAGTCTTCCCTGCTTCATAACGTGGTATAA
- a CDS encoding LrgB family protein, producing the protein MNDFFRESLFAGVTLSLLSYFIGSVLKKKFKLGIFNPLLISIIITIIVLAVSGVDYDVYNQGARYLSWFLTPATVCLAIPLYEQWSLLKKNYKAVVVGIASGVLTSLTTVLVLSKIMNLSHAEYVTLLPKSITTAIGMGVSEELGGYVTITVAVIVVTGVLGNIFGELICKIFRIKEPIAKGLALGSAAHAIGTAKAMEMGEVEGAMSSLSIAVAGILTVVLSSVFAGFM; encoded by the coding sequence ATGAATGATTTTTTCAGAGAATCACTTTTTGCCGGAGTCACATTAAGTCTTTTATCATACTTTATTGGTTCTGTGCTTAAGAAAAAATTTAAGCTTGGAATATTCAATCCACTGCTTATATCAATAATAATAACAATAATAGTACTTGCAGTATCAGGCGTTGATTATGATGTATATAATCAGGGTGCCAGGTATCTTAGCTGGTTTCTTACACCGGCAACTGTATGTCTTGCAATTCCGCTGTATGAGCAGTGGAGTCTTCTTAAGAAGAATTACAAGGCAGTTGTTGTAGGAATAGCATCAGGTGTGCTTACAAGTTTAACAACGGTACTTGTGTTATCTAAAATTATGAATCTGAGTCATGCAGAATATGTTACTCTTCTTCCGAAGTCAATAACTACTGCTATTGGTATGGGAGTTTCTGAGGAACTTGGAGGTTATGTAACAATCACAGTTGCAGTTATTGTTGTAACAGGAGTTCTTGGAAATATATTTGGTGAGCTTATATGTAAAATATTCAGAATAAAAGAACCGATTGCCAAAGGACTTGCGTTAGGATCTGCTGCACATGCGATAGGAACAGCCAAGGCTATGGAAATGGGCGAAGTTGAAGGTGCAATGAGCAGCTTATCAATTGCAGTTGCAGGTATACTTACAGTTGTACTTTCATCAGTATTTGCTGGATTTATGTAA
- a CDS encoding FadR/GntR family transcriptional regulator produces the protein MNQKKISQEYEKAIQYIYELMKSGELTIGSRLPTERALAETLGIGRNSTREALSIMHGMGLIERRQGSGNYISENVGQSIKQTILMMIALKTITKREVCEFRRMMEKSVCNAVIHTGLTKEQQERLESMVNHMSMVTGENLVDTDKAFHEELIADTGNNLWITLMEAVVEVYREWIDYVIKHADGIKKKKLLKTHEMIYDSLIKKDIETLNAAIDEHYDIIEELLG, from the coding sequence ATGAATCAGAAGAAAATATCGCAGGAATACGAAAAGGCAATTCAATATATTTATGAGCTTATGAAAAGCGGGGAGCTTACAATAGGAAGCAGGCTGCCTACTGAGCGTGCACTTGCAGAAACACTTGGAATAGGACGCAATTCAACAAGAGAAGCTTTAAGTATTATGCATGGAATGGGACTTATAGAACGCCGTCAGGGTTCTGGTAATTATATATCAGAGAATGTCGGTCAGTCTATAAAGCAGACTATATTAATGATGATTGCATTAAAGACTATTACTAAGCGTGAAGTATGTGAATTCCGCCGCATGATGGAAAAGTCAGTGTGTAATGCAGTAATACATACAGGTCTTACGAAAGAACAACAGGAGCGCTTGGAAAGCATGGTTAATCATATGAGCATGGTAACAGGTGAAAACCTTGTTGATACTGATAAAGCATTTCACGAGGAACTGATTGCAGATACCGGAAACAACCTGTGGATTACACTGATGGAAGCTGTTGTTGAAGTCTACCGCGAATGGATAGATTATGTCATAAAGCATGCAGATGGAATTAAGAAAAAGAAACTTTTAAAGACACATGAAATGATATATGATAGCCTTATAAAGAAGGATATTGAGACACTTAATGCAGCGATTGATGAGCATTACGATATAATTGAGGAGCTGCTGGGATAA